The nucleotide sequence GCACCCTCCCATATGGTGCTCCCCGTTACGTCGAGTCGCACCGCCGAAGTTCCGCGTTCGGCCAAGAGCGTCACGGGCTGCGTTCCCATGAGCTGATAGAGCACCGCGAACCGAGCGTCGGTGTTTTGCTTGCGCAGATCGACCACGTCGCCGTTACGCAGTCCCCCAAGCGCCGACGCGCCTCCGGAAACGGGCGCGCCGATACCGACGGTAAAAGCGCGTATCGGATGGAAGTTCGAATCCCACCAGCCGTACCACGGCCGGCCGCCGAGTCCGAACTTATCCGCAGCGGCGAAAAACGTGATCGCAAACGCTAACGCACACAGAAAGAGCAGCCAACCCTTCATAGCGTGCCCCTTCGAGAGAGGCGCAACTTGACCATCTCGCTCGAAGTGGAAGTGTTGTGCTCTCGATATTCGTGCGAGGGTGCGCGGCCCGGCGGTCACGAATCGACTGCAAGTCAATGACACCTCAGCACTGGCGTCGCCTTTTACTCGCTGTTTGCGCGTTCGGCGTAGTTCAGCTAAGCTACATGGTTTTCACGGACCTTGCGAGCGTTGCCGCGGTCCCTGGTCTCATCGCCGCCGGTATGCCCGGCCAGAGCGCAGGCGAAGAAAGCACCGCAACACCCTTGGTCCACCGATTGACGTTCGAACCCTCGAACCCCCTAGCCCAGGTTGGCCTCCGGAGCGGGGACCTTATCAACCTTCGAGAGCTTTCGCTGCCCGAGCGTTATCGATTTTTCACGCGCTGGTGGTGGCTGGGCGAGCGCGCCGATCTTCCCGTCGCTCGTGGCAACAGCGTACGGATGATCGCGCTTCGACCAGTACGCTACGAATTTCCGCTCGAGTGGTGGCTGGCGACGATCGGTCAGTACTGGGTATTGATCTTCGCCGGGATTGTCTCGTGGCGACGGTCCGACCTTGCGTCGGTGCGCGTCCTTGCGCTGTGCTTACTGTGTTGGGAAATTGGCCTGATGTTTCAGAGCCAGAATTCGATAACACCTTTTCCACTGCTCGATGCGGTATTCAACTCTGTCTTCGGCTTTTTCTACTATGGCGGGATCGCGTTGCTCGCAACGTACACGACGCTCTTTTCCGGCGCTGGGCTCTTGTGGCGACGCTTAGTCGTTTGGCTGAGCTATGCCGCGGCCGCCGCCGCATCGATACAATCCCTGTTGCTCGTTGTGGGTGCGTGGACTGCGCTTTGGGATGTGCTTGGCGGGTGGCTTTCGGCGACGGCTGTTGCGGATGCCATCCAGGCGTTACCTGGCCTCCTTTCTATGGCCAGCGTCGTTCTCACGATCGCAACGTGCTCGCCTGCCGAACGCGCGCGCGTCACTTGGGCATCGCTGCCAATGGCAATCTTCTTTGGAACGGAGGGCGTGACGAACGGAGCGCTTTCGCCAACCGTGCCGTACGTTATCTCGCATGGCGCGGAGCTCGTCGTCAACTACATGATTTTCCTCGCGCCCTTGGGGTTGGTTTATACCGTTCTCAATCGCCGGCTTCTCGACGTAGGATTTGCCGTAAACCGGGCGATGGTCTATTCGGTCGTGTCGTTGGTCGTGGTGGGCATCTTCATTATTTTCGAATGGGCTCTCAGTGAGTGGCTGGGTGGCGCAAGTCACGCCGCAAACCTAGCCATTAGCGGCGGGTTTGCGCTGCTGCTGGGTCTATCGATTCGAGCTATCCATCTGCGTGTCGACCGGACGCTCGATTCACTGTTCTTCCGAAAGCGGCATGAAGACGAAAAGGCCATACGGGAATTCGCGCGGGAAGCAGGATACATTACGGACCCACGAGTTGTTATCGAACGCGCGGCCGATGTTTTACGAGATCACGCCGATCCCGTTACGGTTGAGTTTGCCTTAAATAATGGCTCCGACCACTACGGCGCAGTCAGTGAGAATGATCCGGCAATCATCGCATTACGGGCGCGCCACCATATCGTGGATTTGCATGATGTGAGGACGGAACTGCAAGGCGAGTTCGCATTTCCGATGGTCGCGCGCGGCCGCCTAGTTGGTGCACTCGTACTTGGAGCAAAACGCTCGGGCGAGCCGTACGCTCCAGACGAATCCGACGCAATCCTGCAACTGGCGCACGGCGTCGGAACAACCCTAGACGTTCTTACTTCAAAAGACGGAACGGGTGCCGGCGAACTCCTCAGATCGCTGCAGGAGCTGACCAGTGCCGTGCACGCCGGTTTTCGAATGATTGCCGACCGTCTGCCGATCCAGGATTATCCGCAATTCGGCACGGACGCCTCGGAGCGCTCGTAAGGTGTTCCGCCTCTTTGTGCTGCTGTCGATCGGAGCCTTGGCCGGATGTGCCGGCGTGCCAAACGGTGCATCGTCCCCGGCCGTTCCCGCCGTCCTGACCGAACCGGCGGCGCTCGCGCCTGGAAACTACATCAAGCACGTTGTCGTCGTCATTCAAGAAAACCGCAGCTTCGACAACCTCTTCGACGGATTTCCGGGTGCCGATACGTCGCCTTACGGCTACCTCCACAACGGAACGAAGGTGAGGTTGCAGCAGATTCGGTTTGTAGTCCGCGACATGGACCACTATTTCTCGACCGGCGTCATGGACTGGGATCACGCAAAGATGGATAGGTTCGATCTCAACCCGGCGGCCGCGGGTGGGACTATCGGAAGATTTGCGTATTCCTATTTGAAACGCAGTGCCGTCGCGCCCTATTGGACGATTGCGCGCCGTTACGTATTAGCCGATCACATGTTCCCCACCATGTTCGGACCAAGCTTCACCGCGCACCTCACGTTAATCGCCGGTACCGCCGACCTCAATCCGCGTTTGTCGGCGGCAGATCTTCCGACGGGCTCGCCATGGGGCTGCGATTCGCCGTCCGGGACGGTAACGGAAACGGTGAATATCGATCGTCTCATCCGCGACGGCCCGGCGCCCTGCTTCACGCAGTTTCGCACGATGGCCGATACGCTCGACGCAGCCGGCGTTTCCTGGAAATACTACGCGCCCTCAATCTCAGGAAACAACGGGGGGCGGTTGTGGTCGTCCTTCGATGCAATCTCGAGCGTCCGCAACGGCCCGGATTGGGGAGCGCACGTCGTCAGTCCGCCGCAACGGATCTTGGCCGACGCCAAAAGCGGCGCTTTAGCGAACGTCTCGTGGGTCGTACCAGATGCGCTATGGTCGGATCACCCGTACATCGGAAAGCCGTACGGGCCGTCCTGGGTCGCGTCCATCGTCAACGCGATCGGAGAATCTCCGGCCTGGAAGTCGACAGCGATCGTGATCGTTTGGGACGATTGGGGGGGATTCTACGATAACGTCCCGCCGCCGCAGCTCGATTTCCGCGGGTTGGGCATTCGAGTCGGTTGTCTGATCGTATCGCCATACGTCTCACCCCACGTCGACCACACGGTCTACGAGTTCGGCAGCATTTTGGAGTTCATCGAGCAGACGTTCAAGTTGCCGGCGCTGGGCTCGTTAACTGCCGGATATACCGACCGCAGATCGGCGAGCATCGTTCAAAGCTTCGACTTCAGCCGCCGCCCTGCGGAGTTCACGGCGATTCCGGCACCCTACCCAGCCTCGTTTTTCTTACAACATGCTCCTTCGTTGCGGCCTCCCGACGACCAATGACGACCGAGAGCATCGTAGAGCCCCGAACGCTTCCTAGGAAATCGTTAACGTAAATGAGACGACTGCATGGTTGTTGCGATCTGCGGTCCAAAACCGCTCGCCGTCGTACGCTACGCTACGCGGATTAAACGGAAACGATTGCAGCGTTTCGATCGATGACGCGGCGGCATCGATGCCGAGCCGCTGGAGCTGACCGTCGACCCAATCTTCGTTAACGGTCGCCAAATAGAACGCGCCGTCAACAATCGCCAT is from Candidatus Baltobacteraceae bacterium and encodes:
- a CDS encoding alkaline phosphatase family protein, giving the protein MFRLFVLLSIGALAGCAGVPNGASSPAVPAVLTEPAALAPGNYIKHVVVVIQENRSFDNLFDGFPGADTSPYGYLHNGTKVRLQQIRFVVRDMDHYFSTGVMDWDHAKMDRFDLNPAAAGGTIGRFAYSYLKRSAVAPYWTIARRYVLADHMFPTMFGPSFTAHLTLIAGTADLNPRLSAADLPTGSPWGCDSPSGTVTETVNIDRLIRDGPAPCFTQFRTMADTLDAAGVSWKYYAPSISGNNGGRLWSSFDAISSVRNGPDWGAHVVSPPQRILADAKSGALANVSWVVPDALWSDHPYIGKPYGPSWVASIVNAIGESPAWKSTAIVIVWDDWGGFYDNVPPPQLDFRGLGIRVGCLIVSPYVSPHVDHTVYEFGSILEFIEQTFKLPALGSLTAGYTDRRSASIVQSFDFSRRPAEFTAIPAPYPASFFLQHAPSLRPPDDQ